One window from the genome of Dermacentor silvarum isolate Dsil-2018 chromosome 7, BIME_Dsil_1.4, whole genome shotgun sequence encodes:
- the LOC119457641 gene encoding cell death regulator Aven isoform X2, producing MGPKGKEKRKEAKRQKWKPLDAETKQSTEETEPKSGGDATSNPTESKSSSVATTAPTPIEPTCDPQFRKRGLTSNWSRYDEPVEVETEYNRKRGEDFDLLLSASAGASAHFRFKEQQDWQDEPAELSEFLSIDCDTIVEALQTIPVHERLGLPEDIFPANVIQEFKNEAAACKEKYEAFLRTGKRQTKTVPDVGESLKNSLQAAIIAAVKPKSKPTKEDDDLEELLDLSLKSPRSDDSGKGKKKGEDERNLEFLLSLTEQDNEKDVVPAAEETATTILEPKLKAAEEAVKPAPLKTSSQPEPQKPTVDLEDWLDSVLQD from the exons ATGGGTCcgaaaggaaaagagaaaagaaaagaagctaaAAGACAGAAGTGGAAGCCTCTGGACGCTGAAACGAAACAGTCAACAGAGGAAACGGAACCTAAATCCGGTGGAGATGCTACGTCCAACCCAACGGAGAGCAAAAGTTCATCCGTAGCGACTACGGCTCCTACACCG ATAGAACCCACGTGTGACCCCCAGTTTAGGAAGAGGGGACTCACCAGCAATTGGAGTCGCTACGACGAGCCCGTCGAAGTTGAAACCGAGTATAACAGAAAGCGCGGCGAGGACTTTGACCTCTTACTGAGCGCATCAG CTGGAGCGAGTGCGCACTTTCGTTTCAAGGAACAACAGGACTGGCAAGATGAGCCAGCCGAGCTCAGCGAGTTTCTCTCCATTGACTGCGACACAATCGTTGAGGCACTGCAAACAATTCCTGTGCACGAGCGGCTTGGCCTTCCCGAGGACATTTTCCCG GCCAACGTTATACAGGAGTTCAAAAACGAGGCAGCTGCCTGCAAAGAAAAGTACGAGGCATTCCTTCGGACGGGAAAGCGGCAGACCAAGACTGTGCCAGATGTTGGGGAGTCGTTGAAGAACTCTTTGCAAGCAGCCATAATTGCAGCGGTCAAGCCAAAGTCGAAGCCAACAAAAGAGGACGATGATTTGGAGGAGTTGCTCGACCTTTCCCTCAAGTCGCCTCGATCGGATGACTCGGGGAAGGGCAAGAAGAAAGGAGAGGATGAGAGAAACCTGGAGTTTTTGCTTTCGCTCACAGAACAAGACAATGAAAAAG ATGTGGTACCTGCAGCTGAAGAGACGGCCACAACCATTCTTGAACCTAAACTCAAAGCCGCAGAAGAGGCAGTCAAGCCGGCACCTCTTAAGACTTCTTCACAACCAG AACCTCAGAAGCCAACAGTAGACCTAGAAGACTGGTTAGACAGTGTTTTACAAGACTAA
- the LOC119457641 gene encoding cell death regulator Aven isoform X1 has translation MGPKGKEKRKEAKRQKWKPLDAETKQSTEETEPKSGGDATSNPTESKSSSVATTAPTPIEPTCDPQFRKRGLTSNWSRYDEPVEVETEYNRKRGEDFDLLLSASAGASAHFRFKEQQDWQDEPAELSEFLSIDCDTIVEALQTIPVHERLGLPEDIFPANVIQEFKNEAAACKEKYEAFLRTGKRQTKTVPDVGESLKNSLQAAIIAAVKPKSKPTKEDDDLEELLDLSLKSPRSDDSGKGKKKGEDERNLEFLLSLTEQDNEKDVVPAAEETATTILEPKLKAAEEAVKPAPLKTSSQPGLHNSKPARPKINNSVSHMVHTLVASTASFACGKPFCLVSFIVVFNQ, from the exons ATGGGTCcgaaaggaaaagagaaaagaaaagaagctaaAAGACAGAAGTGGAAGCCTCTGGACGCTGAAACGAAACAGTCAACAGAGGAAACGGAACCTAAATCCGGTGGAGATGCTACGTCCAACCCAACGGAGAGCAAAAGTTCATCCGTAGCGACTACGGCTCCTACACCG ATAGAACCCACGTGTGACCCCCAGTTTAGGAAGAGGGGACTCACCAGCAATTGGAGTCGCTACGACGAGCCCGTCGAAGTTGAAACCGAGTATAACAGAAAGCGCGGCGAGGACTTTGACCTCTTACTGAGCGCATCAG CTGGAGCGAGTGCGCACTTTCGTTTCAAGGAACAACAGGACTGGCAAGATGAGCCAGCCGAGCTCAGCGAGTTTCTCTCCATTGACTGCGACACAATCGTTGAGGCACTGCAAACAATTCCTGTGCACGAGCGGCTTGGCCTTCCCGAGGACATTTTCCCG GCCAACGTTATACAGGAGTTCAAAAACGAGGCAGCTGCCTGCAAAGAAAAGTACGAGGCATTCCTTCGGACGGGAAAGCGGCAGACCAAGACTGTGCCAGATGTTGGGGAGTCGTTGAAGAACTCTTTGCAAGCAGCCATAATTGCAGCGGTCAAGCCAAAGTCGAAGCCAACAAAAGAGGACGATGATTTGGAGGAGTTGCTCGACCTTTCCCTCAAGTCGCCTCGATCGGATGACTCGGGGAAGGGCAAGAAGAAAGGAGAGGATGAGAGAAACCTGGAGTTTTTGCTTTCGCTCACAGAACAAGACAATGAAAAAG ATGTGGTACCTGCAGCTGAAGAGACGGCCACAACCATTCTTGAACCTAAACTCAAAGCCGCAGAAGAGGCAGTCAAGCCGGCACCTCTTAAGACTTCTTCACAACCAG GGCTGCACAACTCAAAACCTGCGAGGCCCAAAATCAACAACTCTGTGAGCCACATGGTCCACACTTTAGTGGCAAGCACTGCATCTTTTGCTTGCGGAAAGCCATTTTGTTTGGTGTCATTCATCGTTGTCTTCAATCAATAA
- the LOC119457639 gene encoding nuclear valosin-containing protein-like has product MSEPPAKRKRHSFGGDPRLLPRVRQVLSQNDDLDAEDIVATLQRRHPEYRRKKRNALLYSVTNALEIIVQDDPQPATDTVGEDDLDGSSVTDEDVVPYPDQNTMNKSINDLYKTPDPKPASKDKGAGSEKARKTPKKPKSNDVDAAIQDNLKKRMAKEKEIALINPTARFADLGGMEGPLEEVCNMLMHLKHPEVYKKLGVVPPRGFLLHGPPGCGKTLLAHAIAGELELPMIRVAAPEIVAGVSGESEERIRELFDKAVNSAPCVFFIDEIDAVTPKRETAQREMERRIVAQLLSSLDDLSQRELPAEVLVIGATNRPDALDPALRRAGRFDREICLGIPDEAARERILTVLCRKLTLGADVKLSVVAHRTPGYVGADLMALTREATMSAINRIFRGIEEGVKATGEGPRNRLDIAVSLLKEVPPLNDEQLKNLCVDVADFEGALKLVQPSAKREGFATVPDVTWDDVGALASIREALQVAILAPVRHRDKYEALGLDTPSGILLHGPPGCGKTLLAKAIANESGINFISVKGPELLNMYVGESERAVRQCFQRARNSAPCVIFFDELDALCPRRSDSADGGSASRVVNQLLTEMDGLEPRKQVFVLAATNRPDIIDPAMLRPGRLDEVLYVGLPSSEERVEILKTLTRNGTRPLLEDTVSLEEIGKDERCEGFSGADLAALVRQASVIALTKYLKDGTEGQILVGSQHFDAAFGKVSASNKGRRTTKKVEG; this is encoded by the coding sequence ATGAGCGAGCCGCCAGCGAAGCGCAAGCGGCATTCTTTCGGCGGTGACCCGCGACTGTTGCCTCGCGTCAGGCAAGTTCTGAGCCAGAACGATGATCTGGATGCCGAAGACATTGTAGCGACGTTGCAGCGACGACATCCGGAGTACAGACGCAAGAAGAGAAACGCTTTGCTCTACTCTGTGACAAACGCGCTGGAGATCATCGTGCAGGACGACCCACAGCCGGCTACGGATACGGTAGGTGAAGACGATCTCGACGGCAGTAGCGTTACAGACGAAGACGTGGTGCCGTATCCGGACCAGAACACGATGAACAAGTCCATAAACGATCTGTACAAGACGCCCGACCCTAAGCCGGCGTCGAAGGACAAAGGCGCCGGCTCGGAGAAAGCGCGCAAGACGCCGAAGAAGCCCAAGTCCAACGACGTGGACGCGGCCATCCAAGACAACCTAAAGAAACGCATGGCCAAGGAGAAAGAGATTGCACTGATAAACCCGACGGCGCGGTTCGCGGACTTGGGTGGGATGGAAGGCCCGTTGGAAGAGGTGTGCAACATGCTCATGCACTTGAAGCACCCAGAAGTGTACAAGAAGTTAGGCGTTGTGCCGCCCCGAGGGTTTCTGCTGCACGGACCTCCCGGCTGCGGGAAGACGCTGCTGGCGCACGCCATCGCGGGTGAGTTGGAGCTTCCCATGATTCGAGTGGCGGCGCCCGAGATCGTGGCCGGCGTCTCCGGCGAGTCCGAGGAGCGCATACGCGAGCTGTTCGACAAGGCCGTCAACAGCGCCCCgtgcgtcttcttcatcgacgagATCGACGCCGTGACGCCCAAGCGCGAGACTGCGCAGCGGGAGATGGAGCGACGCATCGTCGCTCAACTCCTGTCCAGCCTCGATGACCTGTCGCAGCGTGAGCTGCCCGCCGAGGTACTCGTCATTGGAGCCACCAACCGTCCCGACGCCCTGGACCCCGCCCTGCGGAGAGCCGGACGGTTCGACCGCGAGATATGCCTCGGCATTCCCGACGAAGCTGCCCGCGAAAGGATCCTCACCGTCCTCTGCCGGAAGCTGACCCTTGGGGCCGACGTCAAGCTGAGCGTCGTTGCCCACAGGACGCCTGGATACGTCGGCGCAGACCTGATGGCCCTGACACGGGAGGCCACGATGTCCGCGATAAACCGAATTTTTCGCGGAATCGAAGAAGGCGTCAAGGCAACTGGCGAAGGTCCGCGGAACCGCCTGGACATCGCCGTCTCCCTGCTCAAGGAGGTTCCTCCTTTGAACGACGAGCAGCTCAAGAACCTCTGTGTCGACGTTGCGGACTTCGAAGGAGCCTTGAAGCTGGTCCAGCCCTCGGCCAAGCGCGAGGGCTTCGCGACCGTACCGGACGTCACGTGGGACGACGTGGGTGCCCTCGCTTCAATCCGGGAAGCGCTTCAGGTCGCCATCTTGGCTCCTGTGCGACACCGCGACAAGTACGAGGCCCTGGGTCTCGACACCCCGTCTGGAATCTTGCTGCACGGACCTCCCGGTTGCGGCAAGACCCTCCTGGCTAAGGCTATCGCCAACGAGTCCGGCATCAACTTCATCTCGGTCAAGGGTCCCGAGTTGCTCAACATGTACGTGGGCGAAAGCGAGCGCGCCGTGCGTCAGTGTTTCCAGAGGGCGCGCAACTCGGCCCCCTGCGTCATCTTCTTCGATGAGCTCGACGCTCTGTGCCCTCGACGTTCCGATTCAGCGGACGGCGGCTCCGCGTCGCGAGTCGTTAACCAGCTTCTGACCGAGATGGACGGCCTGGAACCGAGGAAGCAGGTGTTCGTGTTGGCCGCGACCAACAGGCCGGACATCATCGACCCGGCCATGTTACGTCCCGGTCGTCTGGACGAAGTGCTGTACGTTGGCCTGCCGAGCTCCGAAGAGCGTGTGGAGATTCTTAAGACGCTTACGAGAAACGGAACGAGGCCGCTTCTAGAGGACACCGTGTCTCTGGAAGAAATCGGCAAAGACGAGAGGTGTGAGGGCTTTTCCGGTGCCGACTTGGCCGCACTCGTGCGTCAGGCGTCGGTGATTGCGCTGACCAAGTACCTGAAGGACGGGACTGAAGGGCAGATTCTCGTTGGCTCCCAACACTTCGACGCTGCTTTCGGAAAGGTGTCGGCTTCAAACAAGGGGCGCAGGACTACTAAGAAAGTAGAAGGGTGA